A single region of the Podospora pseudopauciseta strain CBS 411.78 chromosome 1, whole genome shotgun sequence genome encodes:
- the HAP2 gene encoding Transcriptional activator (BUSCO:EOG09263KEE; EggNog:ENOG503P578; COG:K), whose translation MMEYAQYQQQPQSAHSQPHIQTGYPSSAGGNSITSPAHGVQTSPILPSQHQQPSPTQTHNMYQTQYAMPQHNMQYAVPGIQAAAMAATAAASGSSYPYMSSDPSLQQSPRMSGVNPKKDGRTGPRSPQQMNSMPQQRRLSQVNSPGVPNAPAMLNHAGPRSTIPPPMTAAQQMPPPQSPEIASGAVEESPLYVNAKQFHRILKRRVARQRLEEALRLTSKGRRPYLHESRHNHAMRRPRGPGGRFLTADEVAQMEKDKANGVETKFEDTATKTSTGASKRKSDGGSAPAAKKAKRANLTPEDEEDEE comes from the coding sequence ATGATGGAATACGCACaatatcaacaacaaccacaaagCGCGCATTCACAACCACATATTCAGACAGGTTACCCGAGCTCTGCAGGCGGCAACAGCATCACCTCTCCAGCTCACGGAGTTCAAACATCCCCGATACTCCCTTCTCAGCATCAACAGCCCTCGCCCACGCAAACCCACAACATGTATCAAACTCAGTATGCCATGCCCCAGCACAACATGCAATATGCTGTGCCGGGGATCCAAGCAGCTGCCATGGCcgccactgctgctgcttctggaTCGTCATATCCCTACATGTCCTCGGACCCAAGTCTGCAGCAGTCGCCAAGGATGTCTGGTGTTAACCCCAAGAAGGATGGCAGGACAGGCCCTCGTTCGCCTCAGCAGATGAACAGCATGCCGCAGCAAAGACGTCTCAGCCAGGTTAACAGCCCGGGTGTTCCCAATGCGCCAGCCATGCTCAACCATGCCGGTCCACGCTCTACCATCCCGCCCCCGATGACTGCGGCGCAGCAGATGCCCCCGCCACAGTCCCCCGAAATCGCTTCCGGAGCCGTTGAGGAGTCGCCATTGTATGTCAATGCCAAGCAATTCCACCGGATCCTGAAGCGCAGAGTAGCCCGGCAAAGGTTAGAGGAAGCGCTGCGTCTTACCAGCAAGGGCCGCAGACCTTACCTCCACGAGTCTAGGCACAATCATGCCATGCGGAGGCCCCGTGGACCCGGTGGGCGGTTCCTGACAGCCGACGAAGTAGCCCAGATGGAAAAGGACAAGGCAAATGGTGTCGAGACCAAGTTCGAGGACACAGCGACAAAGACATCCACGGGTGCctcgaaaagaaaatcagACGGAGGCTCTGCGCCTGCGGCCAAAAAAGCGAAAAGAGCCAACTTGACTCccgaagatgaagaagacgaggagtgA